The proteins below are encoded in one region of Triticum aestivum cultivar Chinese Spring chromosome 1B, IWGSC CS RefSeq v2.1, whole genome shotgun sequence:
- the LOC123102266 gene encoding probable leucine-rich repeat receptor-like protein kinase At1g35710, whose translation MPSSSTPLVYLCLLLVPCLLLLQEARAAHHGGISLRSQQMALLHWKSTLASPPLQMSSWQENTSPCNWTGIMCTAVRHGHLRPWVVTNISMPDAGIRGQLGELNFSALPFLTYIDLHNNSLHGALPASISSLSALSVLYLHYNQFTGKIPYEIGDLQSLTQLSLAFSRLRGHIPASLGNLTMLTNLLIHQTMLSGPIPEEIGRLVNLQTLQLSNNTLTNMIPKTLGNLSQLDTLRLFGNQFSGPIPQELGRLVNLQSLQLGINDFSGPIPISITNLTKLNHLFLFDNQISGPIPPEIGKLTMLNQLGLYLNQITGSIPPELGNLTMLTYLGLCSKQITGSIPPELRKLAMLNLLYLHENQITGLIPPELGNLTMLTELFLYTNQITGCIPQEIGNLMKLEILAFYQNQILGSIPKTFGKLQSIRVMQIYDNNSTGFLPQEFGDLINLVGLDMYNNSLSGPLPANICSGGRLQYLIVSYNMFNGPIPRSLKTCTSLVKIVVEKNQLTGDISQDFGVCFALKLQC comes from the coding sequence ATgccttcttcatcaacaccattggTGTACCTTTGCCTACTGCTGGTACCATGCCTTCTACTGTTGCAAGAAGCCCGTGCGGCGCACCATGGAGGGATCTCATTGAGGTCTCAACAGATGGCCCTCCTCCACTGGAAATCTACGCTCGCAAGCCCACCGCTGCAGATGAGCTCTTGGCAGGAAAACACCAGCCCATGCAACTGGACAGGCATCATGTGCACGGCTGTTCGCCATGGGCACCTGAGGCCCTGGGTGGTGACCAACATCTCCATGCCGGATGCTGGCATCCGTGGCCAGCTTGGTGAGCTCAACTTCTCGGCTCTTCCATTCCTCACATATATCGACCTTCATAACAACAGTCTCCATGGTGCACTGCCAGCTAGTATCAGCTCTCTATCCGCACTTTCGGTACTTTACCTTCACTACAACCAGTTTACGGGGAAAATTCCTTATGAGATTGGTGACCTGCAGAGTCTCACCCAGCTTAGCCTCGCATTTAGTAGACTCAGAGGACATATCCCTGCGTCTCTGGGCAACCTAACAATGTTAACTAATCTTCTCATTCACCAAACAATGTTATCAGGTCCAATTCCTGAGGAGATTGGAAGGCTTGTCAACCTACAAACTCTACAACTAAGCAACAACACCTTAACCAACATGATACCAAAAACCCTTGGAAATCTGAGCCAACTAGATACTTTGCGCCTATTTGGTAACCAATTTTCAGGGCCTATACCCCAGGAGCTTGGCAGGCTAGTCAATTTGCAAAGTCTTCAGCTTGGTATTAATGATTTTTCAGGTCCAATTCCAATCTCCATAACCAATCTCACAAAGCTGAACCATCTTTTTCTATTTGACAATCAAATCTCTGGTCCAATACCCCCAGAAATAGGCAAGCTCACTATGTTAAACCAACTTGGTCTCTATCTAAATCAAATAACAGGTTCGATACCCCCAGAACTAGGGAACCTCACTATGCTCACTTATCTCGGTCTCTGTAGTAAACAAATAACAGGTTCGATACCCCCAGAACTACGCAAGCTCGCTATGCTAAACCTTCTTTATCTCCATGAAAATCAAATCACAGGTTTGATACCCCCAGAACTAGGGAACCTCACTATGCTAACTGAACTTTTTCTTTATACAAATCAAATAACAGGTTGCATTCCCCAAGAAATTGGCAATCTGATGAAGCTTGAAATTCTAGCCTTCTATCAGAACCAAATTTTAGGGTCAATACCAAAAACTTTTGGGAAGCTGCAAAGCATTCGAGTAATGCAAATCTACGATAACAATTCAACAGGATTTCTTCCTCAAGAATTTGGAGATCTCATAAACCTTGTTGGACTTGATATGTATAACAACTCACTTTCAGGACCTTTACCCGCAAATATATGTTCAGGTGGTAGACTTCAATATCTCATTGTATCTTATAATATGTTCAATGGCCCCATTCCAAGGAGTTTAAAGACATGTACGAGTTTGGTCAAAATTGTCGTTGAGAAAAACCAACTAACAGGAGATATATCTCAGGATTTTGGTGTGTGCTTCGCCCTGAAATTGCAATGTTAA